One Nocardia farcinica genomic region harbors:
- the hemQ gene encoding hydrogen peroxide-dependent heme synthase produces the protein MARLDYQALNSTIRYLMFSVYQVQPGVLGDDREAAIKEAKAFFDGLAEKDVVVRGIYDVAGMRADADFMVWTHAERVEDLQAAYADFRRTTELGRASDPVWSNVALHRPAEFNKSHIPAFLAGEDPGNYICVYPFVRSYEWYLLPDEERRKMLADHGKAARGYPDVRANTVSSFALGDYEWILAFEAPELHRIVDLMRDLRATEARLHVREETPFFTGPRVEIEQLVPALP, from the coding sequence ATGGCGCGACTCGATTATCAAGCTCTCAACTCCACCATCCGATACCTGATGTTCTCGGTGTACCAGGTGCAGCCGGGCGTGCTGGGTGACGACCGCGAGGCCGCCATCAAGGAGGCGAAGGCCTTCTTCGACGGCCTCGCCGAGAAGGACGTGGTGGTGCGCGGCATCTACGACGTCGCGGGCATGCGGGCCGACGCCGATTTCATGGTGTGGACGCACGCCGAGCGGGTCGAGGACCTGCAGGCCGCCTACGCCGATTTCCGCCGCACCACCGAACTGGGCCGCGCCAGCGACCCGGTGTGGAGCAACGTGGCGCTGCACCGCCCCGCCGAGTTCAACAAGAGCCACATCCCGGCGTTCCTGGCCGGGGAGGATCCGGGCAACTACATCTGCGTGTACCCGTTCGTGCGGTCCTACGAGTGGTACCTGCTGCCCGACGAGGAGCGCCGCAAGATGCTGGCCGACCACGGCAAGGCCGCCCGCGGCTACCCGGATGTGCGCGCCAACACCGTCAGCTCGTTCGCGCTCGGCGACTACGAATGGATCCTGGCCTTCGAGGCGCCCGAACTGCACCGCATCGTGGACCTGATGCGCGATCTGCGCGCCACCGAGGCGCGCCTGCACGTGCGCGAGGAGACCCCGTTCTTCACCGGCCCGCGGGTGGAGATCGAGCAGCTGGTGCCCGCGCTGCCCTGA
- the msrB gene encoding peptide-methionine (R)-S-oxide reductase MsrB — protein sequence MSSDADTSLPAPRIQLTPQEWRAKLNPEEYAVLREAATERPFTGEYTDTKTEGVYSCRACGAELFRSTEKFDSHCGWPSFFDPAKSDAVLLRPDDSLGMRRVEVLCANCHSHLGHVFEGEGYNTPTDKRYCINSIALRLHPSDSAAR from the coding sequence ATGAGTTCCGACGCAGACACGTCCCTTCCCGCGCCGCGGATCCAGCTGACCCCGCAGGAGTGGCGGGCGAAACTGAATCCCGAGGAGTACGCGGTGCTGCGCGAGGCCGCGACCGAACGCCCCTTCACCGGGGAGTACACCGACACCAAGACCGAGGGCGTCTACAGCTGCCGCGCCTGCGGTGCCGAGCTGTTCCGCAGCACCGAGAAGTTCGACTCGCACTGCGGCTGGCCCTCGTTCTTCGATCCCGCGAAGTCCGACGCGGTGCTGCTGCGCCCCGACGACTCGCTGGGCATGCGCCGGGTCGAGGTGCTGTGCGCGAACTGCCACAGCCATCTCGGCCACGTCTTCGAGGGCGAGGGGTACAACACGCCCACGGACAAGCGCTACTGCATCAATTCCATCGCACTGCGGCTGCACCCCTCGGACAGCGCAGCGCGATGA
- a CDS encoding glycosyltransferase family 87 protein yields MFLRQLEPRTARTTAEVIKFALWPIAVMTVLNRVFIKAVNGFITDDYKPVYNASLAFLNGRPVYTANFDYVDPHYLYPPGGTLLIAPIALIDPEKSRWCFILLNAAAIILAWYLLLRLFKFTVNSVAAPALLLAMFMSETVINTLVFTNVNGCILLAEMGFLHLLLRRRDLWAGAILGLSITVKPTLAPLLLIAAARKQWNVFLTGLGVPLVLTAISWPLLKDADQFFSRTLPYLFETRDYFNSSIAGNAAYYGLPLWLTWGMRLVMGALVAISLWLLYRYYREDELFFVTTSAGVLLTASWLLAGLGQMYYSMMLFPFLMSVVLRNSVLRNWPAWLAVFGFMSYDKWLSDRWQSIGRNLEYLRITFGWTLLLIVVFCVLGDRYLAARREGRLALGLDPAWMRQAPDSRDSEPGAARGDRAEDEVPAEPPHAELTPATPRNGA; encoded by the coding sequence GTGTTCCTTCGACAGCTCGAGCCCCGCACAGCTCGCACCACCGCCGAGGTGATCAAGTTCGCCCTGTGGCCCATCGCGGTCATGACGGTGCTCAACAGGGTCTTCATCAAGGCTGTCAACGGTTTCATCACCGACGACTACAAGCCGGTCTACAACGCGTCGCTGGCGTTCCTGAACGGACGCCCGGTGTACACCGCGAACTTCGACTACGTCGATCCGCACTACCTGTACCCGCCCGGCGGCACGTTGCTGATCGCCCCGATCGCGCTGATCGATCCGGAGAAGTCGCGCTGGTGCTTCATCCTGCTCAACGCGGCGGCCATCATCCTGGCCTGGTACCTGCTGCTGCGGCTGTTCAAGTTCACGGTGAACTCGGTGGCCGCGCCCGCGCTGCTGCTGGCGATGTTCATGTCCGAGACGGTGATCAACACGCTGGTGTTCACCAACGTCAACGGCTGCATCCTGCTGGCGGAGATGGGGTTCCTGCACCTGCTGTTGCGTCGGCGCGATCTGTGGGCCGGTGCGATCCTCGGGTTGAGCATCACGGTCAAACCCACGCTCGCGCCGCTGTTGCTGATCGCGGCCGCGCGCAAGCAGTGGAACGTCTTCCTCACCGGCCTGGGTGTGCCGCTGGTACTGACGGCGATCTCCTGGCCGCTGCTGAAGGACGCCGATCAGTTCTTCAGCCGGACGCTGCCGTACCTGTTCGAGACCAGGGACTACTTCAACAGCTCGATCGCGGGCAATGCCGCCTACTACGGCCTGCCGTTGTGGCTGACCTGGGGCATGCGCCTGGTGATGGGCGCGCTGGTGGCGATCTCGCTGTGGCTGCTGTACCGCTACTACCGCGAGGACGAACTGTTCTTCGTCACCACGTCGGCGGGTGTGCTGCTCACCGCGTCGTGGCTGCTGGCCGGGCTGGGCCAGATGTACTACTCGATGATGCTGTTCCCGTTCCTCATGAGCGTGGTGCTGCGCAACTCGGTGCTGCGCAACTGGCCCGCCTGGCTGGCGGTGTTCGGGTTCATGTCCTACGACAAGTGGTTGTCGGACCGCTGGCAGAGCATCGGGCGCAACCTCGAGTACCTGCGCATCACCTTCGGCTGGACGCTGCTGCTGATCGTGGTGTTCTGCGTGCTCGGCGACCGCTACCTGGCCGCGCGCCGGGAGGGCAGGCTGGCCCTCGGCCTGGATCCCGCGTGGATGCGCCAGGCGCCGGACTCCCGCGACAGCGAGCCGGGCGCCGCGCGCGGCGACCGCGCCGAGGACGAGGTCCCGGCCGAGCCGCCGCACGCGGAACTGACCCCCGCGACCCCGCGCAACGGCGCGTAG
- a CDS encoding alpha/beta hydrolase, with the protein MRWTRAAVLASTLSIVIAGCGAGPSDRPGVAVERPGVGGGPAPEETTQAEPPRAQVPTADLSWHDCTAPTLNLLGLGPAPAGLVLECAEYSTPIDAAGSVLGNFRNGAVRARLPQTPTDVPPLVLTSGNDRSSSATLAGLAVGPAAPLLATRPIVAVDRRGIGTSQPIDCLPPEIRTGLAEHARGAADPIARMAELSQEATISCRDFLQPYESTFDAAHAADDIEQLRKQWQVEHIDLLGSGNGATVAIAYARKYGDHLARLVLDSPEAVGTDAVTREEQRLQGAEAALTAFAQRCTALGCALGADPRAAVADLVRRADAGELGTLSAAGLLTAITGFLGAPRADQATRVAELADALAAAGRGDRTALDNLVLRESAATASDGQFVNRCTDIQQPPTAVQAAELAQAWGQKYPVFGRQAAIGLMTCSAWPVSAAPPLPEELDLPVLVLTGVADPVVGTGGQSSVTGALGSAGARHASVSWQGWGHPALPHSGCAQQMVVDYLAEARLPRDGSACPA; encoded by the coding sequence ATGCGCTGGACCCGAGCCGCCGTGCTGGCCTCGACACTGTCGATCGTGATCGCCGGATGCGGTGCGGGCCCCTCCGATCGTCCCGGGGTCGCGGTGGAGCGGCCCGGGGTCGGCGGCGGCCCCGCGCCCGAGGAGACGACGCAGGCCGAACCGCCGCGCGCGCAGGTGCCGACCGCGGATCTGAGCTGGCACGACTGCACCGCGCCGACGCTGAACCTGTTGGGACTCGGACCCGCCCCGGCCGGGCTGGTGCTCGAATGCGCGGAGTACTCCACGCCGATCGACGCCGCGGGCAGCGTGCTCGGCAACTTCCGCAACGGCGCCGTGCGCGCCCGGTTGCCGCAGACCCCCACCGACGTCCCGCCGCTGGTGCTGACCTCCGGCAACGACCGGTCCTCCAGCGCCACGCTGGCCGGGCTCGCCGTCGGCCCCGCCGCCCCGCTGCTGGCCACCCGCCCGATCGTGGCGGTGGACCGGCGCGGGATCGGCACCTCCCAGCCGATCGACTGCCTGCCGCCCGAGATCCGCACCGGCCTGGCCGAGCACGCCCGCGGCGCCGCCGATCCGATCGCGCGGATGGCGGAACTGAGCCAGGAGGCCACCATCTCCTGCCGCGATTTCCTCCAGCCCTACGAGAGCACGTTCGACGCCGCGCACGCCGCCGACGACATCGAGCAGCTGCGCAAGCAGTGGCAGGTCGAGCACATCGACCTGCTGGGCTCCGGCAACGGCGCCACGGTGGCGATCGCCTACGCCCGCAAGTACGGCGATCACCTCGCCCGCCTGGTGCTCGATTCCCCCGAGGCCGTCGGCACCGACGCGGTGACCAGGGAGGAACAGCGCCTGCAGGGCGCCGAGGCCGCACTGACCGCGTTCGCCCAGCGCTGCACGGCGCTCGGCTGCGCGCTGGGCGCCGATCCCCGCGCCGCCGTCGCCGACCTGGTCCGGCGGGCCGACGCCGGCGAGCTGGGCACGCTGTCGGCGGCCGGCCTGCTCACCGCGATCACCGGATTCCTCGGCGCGCCGCGGGCCGATCAGGCGACCCGGGTCGCCGAACTGGCCGACGCGCTGGCCGCCGCCGGTCGCGGCGACCGGACCGCGCTGGACAACCTGGTGCTGCGCGAATCGGCGGCCACCGCCTCCGACGGCCAGTTCGTCAACCGGTGTACCGACATCCAGCAGCCCCCGACCGCCGTGCAGGCCGCCGAGCTCGCCCAGGCGTGGGGGCAGAAGTACCCCGTGTTCGGCAGGCAGGCCGCCATCGGGTTGATGACCTGCTCGGCGTGGCCGGTGTCGGCCGCGCCGCCGCTGCCCGAGGAGCTGGATCTGCCGGTGCTGGTGCTCACGGGTGTCGCCGACCCGGTGGTCGGCACCGGCGGGCAGTCGTCGGTGACCGGCGCGCTGGGGTCGGCGGGCGCCCGGCACGCGTCGGTGAGCTGGCAGGGCTGGGGACATCCGGCGCTGCCGCACTCCGGGTGCGCGCAACAGATGGTCGTCGACTACCTGGCCGAGGCGCGGCTGCCGCGCGACGGCAGCGCCTGCCCGGCATAG
- a CDS encoding pyrimidine reductase family protein: protein MQRMPNAIQLTDLDPDGLADLYAYPIGLADPWVRVNFVASIDGAATSGDVTAALGTPADKRVFKLLRDLADVVLVGAGTVRTENYGGARTDAARRRSLHDRSRGGHPDGAPPPIAVVTASAALEPTCRLLTDTTVPPLIITAAAAPADRKEKLAAAGAEVIEAGEVAVTAKALLAALAERGLHRVLCEGGPHLFGQLIEADLVDELCLTTAPVLVGGTAGRISLSAREFHQHMHRRHMILDDDGTVLTRWARR, encoded by the coding sequence ATGCAGCGTATGCCCAATGCGATCCAGCTCACAGACCTCGACCCCGACGGACTCGCCGACCTCTACGCCTACCCCATCGGTCTGGCCGACCCGTGGGTGCGCGTCAACTTCGTCGCCAGCATCGACGGGGCCGCGACCAGCGGCGATGTCACCGCCGCGCTCGGCACCCCGGCCGACAAGCGGGTCTTCAAGCTCCTGCGCGACCTCGCCGACGTGGTGCTGGTGGGCGCGGGCACGGTGCGCACCGAGAACTACGGCGGCGCCCGCACCGACGCGGCCCGCCGCCGCTCGCTGCACGACCGCAGCCGCGGCGGCCACCCCGACGGCGCCCCGCCGCCCATCGCCGTGGTCACCGCGAGCGCCGCGCTGGAGCCGACCTGCCGCCTGCTCACCGACACGACGGTGCCGCCGCTGATCATCACCGCCGCCGCCGCGCCCGCCGACCGCAAGGAGAAACTGGCCGCGGCGGGCGCGGAGGTGATCGAGGCCGGTGAGGTGGCCGTCACCGCGAAGGCGCTGCTGGCCGCGCTGGCCGAGCGCGGCCTGCACCGGGTGCTGTGCGAGGGCGGGCCGCACCTGTTCGGCCAGCTGATCGAGGCGGACCTGGTCGACGAGCTGTGCCTGACCACCGCGCCGGTGCTGGTCGGCGGGACCGCGGGCCGAATCTCGCTGTCCGCGCGGGAGTTCCATCAGCACATGCATCGCCGCCACATGATCCTCGACGACGACGGCACGGTGCTGACTCGCTGGGCCCGTCGATGA
- the zapE gene encoding cell division protein ZapE: MQERLVDRHPEVPADQLVAQMVPPPMFDEVSFSSYIPDPNEPSQAAAVRKAEDFAREVAKIHKAAGKKSLFGKKKQVTGAGLYLDGGFGVGKTHLLASIFHSAPAPKSFGTFGELTNLVGALGFTNALERLSANSVLCIDEFELDDPGDTMLVSRLLTELSARGVSIAATSNTLPGQLGEGRFAAQDFMREIKKLGAIFEAVRVDGPDYRHRDLPPAPEPTSPAELVERAAATPGSTLDEFDALLAHLSTLHPSKYGALIAGVSAVFVAGVHPVTDQAVALRIVVLADRLYDASVPVTVSGAKLDEIFSPEMLEGGYRKKYLRAISRLLALSRFEAATA, from the coding sequence ATGCAAGAGCGCCTCGTCGATCGCCATCCGGAGGTTCCGGCCGACCAACTCGTCGCCCAGATGGTGCCCCCGCCCATGTTCGACGAGGTCAGCTTCTCCTCCTACATCCCGGACCCGAACGAGCCCAGCCAGGCCGCCGCGGTGCGCAAGGCCGAGGACTTCGCCCGCGAGGTCGCCAAGATCCACAAGGCGGCGGGCAAGAAGAGCCTGTTCGGCAAGAAGAAGCAGGTCACCGGCGCCGGTCTGTACCTCGACGGCGGCTTCGGCGTCGGCAAGACCCACCTGCTCGCCTCGATCTTCCACAGCGCGCCCGCCCCGAAGTCCTTCGGGACCTTCGGCGAGCTGACCAACCTGGTCGGCGCACTGGGTTTCACCAACGCCCTCGAGCGCCTGTCGGCCAACAGCGTGCTGTGCATCGACGAATTCGAACTCGACGACCCGGGCGACACGATGCTGGTCTCGCGGCTGCTCACCGAGCTGTCCGCGCGCGGGGTCTCCATCGCCGCGACCTCCAACACGCTGCCCGGCCAGCTCGGCGAGGGGCGTTTCGCGGCGCAGGACTTCATGCGCGAGATCAAAAAGCTCGGCGCGATCTTCGAGGCCGTGCGGGTGGACGGCCCCGACTACCGCCACCGCGACCTGCCGCCCGCCCCGGAACCGACCTCGCCCGCCGAGCTCGTCGAACGCGCCGCGGCGACACCGGGTTCCACGCTCGACGAGTTCGACGCCCTGCTGGCGCACCTGAGCACGCTGCACCCGTCCAAGTACGGCGCGCTGATCGCCGGGGTGAGCGCGGTGTTCGTCGCCGGCGTGCACCCGGTCACCGACCAGGCCGTCGCGCTGCGCATCGTGGTGCTGGCCGACCGCCTCTACGACGCGAGCGTGCCGGTCACGGTGTCCGGGGCCAAGCTCGACGAAATCTTCTCCCCGGAGATGCTCGAGGGCGGCTACCGCAAGAAGTACCTGCGCGCCATCTCCCGGCTGCTGGCGCTCTCGCGCTTCGAGGCGGCCACCGCCTAG
- a CDS encoding GNAT family N-acetyltransferase has protein sequence MSNIPVTVDRAGLWDAEALSDVAAATFPLACPPGASADDIEIFLEQVLSGERFGEYLNDPDRTVLKAVAGGEIVGYAMLVAGDPADPEVARVVDLHPALEISKMYVLPGHHGTGVSTALMGAALRHAREGGYPGVWLGVNQENHRAQRFYAKHGFEQVGTKTFTVGREVHHDYVLRLVF, from the coding sequence ATGAGCAACATCCCAGTCACCGTCGACCGGGCCGGATTGTGGGACGCCGAGGCCCTCAGCGACGTTGCGGCGGCGACGTTTCCGCTGGCCTGCCCGCCCGGCGCGAGCGCCGACGACATCGAGATCTTCCTCGAGCAGGTGCTCTCCGGCGAACGGTTCGGCGAGTACCTCAACGATCCGGACCGCACCGTGCTCAAGGCCGTGGCGGGCGGTGAGATCGTCGGGTACGCGATGCTGGTCGCGGGCGACCCGGCGGACCCCGAGGTCGCCCGGGTGGTCGACCTGCACCCGGCGCTGGAGATCAGCAAGATGTACGTGCTGCCCGGCCACCACGGCACCGGCGTCTCCACCGCGCTGATGGGCGCGGCCCTGCGACACGCCCGCGAGGGTGGATACCCGGGCGTATGGCTGGGGGTCAACCAGGAGAACCACCGTGCCCAGCGGTTCTACGCCAAGCACGGGTTCGAGCAGGTCGGCACCAAGACCTTCACGGTGGGCCGCGAAGTGCACCACGACTACGTGCTGCGCCTGGTCTTCTGA
- a CDS encoding flavin-containing monooxygenase produces MTSGNRIAIVGAGIAGLACAKVLGREGFAVEVFDRTPDVGGVWSATRRYPGLRPQNTKHTYHFSDFPMPQDYPAVPDGAQVQAYLQSYVQHFGLGAHLRLGTEVTAADPVDSGWLLEIRDETGVHRSTCDHLVVANGVFSDPAVPDYRGAEAFEAAGGALVHSSRFLDLEAARGKAVVIVGYGQSACDIAEAVSHVAASTTVVARRLLWKLPRKLGLGIDFERLFLSRLGEAHFRYHTPRGAERFLHGPGHTFRDSDFDVIQEMTVKKLGLRELGLVPEGRFEVIAESTVGIATEGFYEQVAAGAIRVVRDVEVAELSGRPGPPAAQLTDGRTLPADLVVCATGFHQRVPFLTPYIQRRLTDEDGNFRLYRNILPTEVPNISFAGYNSSVLAPLSAEVGAHWIAALLAGKLRLPAAAQREEQIDERLRWMTAGTGGRHAHGTTITPFTLHNIDEMLADLKFRLPLRSRLAQWARPVRPGAYRGLGERSAERAAPPVPPLAEEPVVQGHSHHSQA; encoded by the coding sequence ATGACGAGCGGTAACCGCATCGCGATCGTAGGTGCGGGCATTGCAGGCCTCGCCTGCGCGAAGGTGTTGGGCCGGGAGGGGTTTGCGGTCGAGGTGTTCGACCGGACCCCCGACGTCGGCGGCGTCTGGAGCGCCACCAGGCGTTATCCGGGGCTGCGCCCGCAGAACACCAAGCACACCTACCATTTCTCGGATTTCCCGATGCCGCAGGACTATCCCGCGGTGCCCGACGGTGCCCAGGTGCAGGCCTACCTGCAGAGCTACGTGCAGCACTTCGGGCTCGGTGCACACCTGCGCCTGGGAACGGAGGTGACCGCGGCCGACCCGGTCGACAGCGGCTGGCTGCTCGAGATCCGCGACGAGACCGGCGTGCATCGCAGCACCTGCGACCACCTGGTGGTCGCCAACGGCGTGTTCAGCGATCCCGCCGTGCCGGACTACCGCGGCGCGGAGGCGTTCGAGGCGGCCGGTGGCGCGCTGGTGCACTCGTCGCGCTTCCTCGATCTGGAGGCCGCCCGGGGCAAGGCGGTCGTGATCGTCGGCTACGGCCAGTCGGCGTGCGATATCGCCGAGGCGGTCAGCCACGTGGCCGCCAGTACCACGGTGGTGGCGCGCAGGCTGCTGTGGAAGCTGCCGCGCAAGCTCGGCCTCGGCATCGATTTCGAACGGCTCTTCCTGAGCCGTCTGGGCGAGGCGCATTTCCGCTACCACACCCCGCGCGGCGCGGAGCGGTTCCTGCACGGGCCGGGGCACACCTTCCGCGACAGCGATTTCGACGTGATCCAGGAGATGACGGTCAAGAAGCTGGGCCTGCGGGAGCTCGGTCTGGTGCCGGAGGGCCGGTTCGAGGTGATCGCGGAGAGCACCGTCGGCATCGCCACCGAGGGGTTCTACGAGCAGGTGGCGGCGGGCGCGATCCGGGTGGTGCGCGATGTCGAGGTCGCGGAGCTGTCCGGTCGGCCGGGCCCGCCCGCGGCACAGCTCACCGACGGCCGGACCCTGCCCGCCGATCTGGTGGTCTGCGCGACCGGCTTCCACCAGCGGGTGCCCTTCCTGACGCCCTACATCCAGCGCAGGCTCACCGACGAGGACGGCAACTTCCGCCTCTACCGCAACATCCTGCCGACCGAGGTGCCCAACATCAGCTTCGCGGGCTACAACTCCTCGGTGCTCGCGCCGTTGAGTGCGGAGGTGGGAGCGCACTGGATCGCCGCACTGCTGGCGGGCAAGCTCCGGCTCCCCGCCGCCGCACAGCGCGAGGAGCAGATCGACGAGCGGCTGCGCTGGATGACGGCGGGCACCGGGGGTCGGCACGCGCACGGCACCACGATCACCCCGTTCACCCTGCACAACATCGACGAGATGCTGGCCGACCTGAAGTTCCGGCTGCCGCTGCGCAGCCGGTTGGCGCAGTGGGCCCGCCCGGTGCGGCCGGGCGCCTACCGTGGCCTGGGCGAGCGCTCGGCGGAACGGGCCGCCCCGCCGGTCCCGCCGCTCGCGGAAGAGCCTGTCGTCCAGGGGCACTCGCACCACAGTCAGGCCTGA
- a CDS encoding TetR/AcrR family transcriptional regulator — protein sequence MSPRRVDTTARRAEILDAAVRVFARKGFAASRVEDIAAAAGIAKGSVYLAFDSREDLLRAIFEDFAERTAAGMRRARTAEGPALDRLAELIRSTFVLLTEERETARILFDLWSVGRGGDSAAPLDMARVYGEYRAAVTDLLTAAAAEGDLRPGVGPGHATAVVGVIEGCLLQCLIDPVLPVEGLADTIVDLCVHGLRREVPA from the coding sequence ATGTCCCCTCGCCGAGTCGACACCACTGCCCGCCGCGCCGAGATCCTCGATGCCGCCGTCCGCGTCTTCGCGAGGAAGGGCTTCGCCGCCAGCCGGGTCGAGGACATCGCGGCGGCCGCCGGGATCGCCAAGGGCAGCGTTTATCTCGCCTTCGACAGTCGCGAGGACCTACTGCGCGCGATCTTCGAGGATTTCGCCGAGCGCACCGCCGCCGGGATGCGCCGCGCCCGCACGGCCGAGGGCCCCGCGCTCGACCGGCTCGCCGAACTGATCCGCTCGACCTTCGTGCTGCTCACCGAAGAACGCGAGACGGCCCGCATCCTGTTCGACCTGTGGTCGGTGGGCCGGGGAGGGGACAGCGCCGCCCCGCTGGACATGGCGCGCGTCTACGGCGAATACCGGGCTGCCGTCACCGACCTGCTCACCGCGGCCGCCGCCGAGGGGGACCTGCGGCCCGGCGTGGGGCCGGGGCACGCGACCGCCGTCGTCGGCGTGATCGAAGGGTGCCTGTTGCAGTGCTTGATCGATCCGGTGCTGCCGGTCGAGGGCCTGGCCGACACCATCGTCGATCTCTGTGTGCACGGCCTGCGCCGGGAGGTGCCGGCATGA
- a CDS encoding LysR substrate-binding domain-containing protein — translation MAPLDLNLLVALDSLLDTGSVTEAARRLHTSPSAMSRTLARLRRLLDDPLLVRSGRHLVPTPRALALRPEVAALVEHGRAVLAPRGRVDPATLARGFAVRADDLVLARLAGPLVRAVRAHAPGVTIRFLPDAGKGAADLRDGRVDLAVGVLEPADPEIVVHRVFGDRLVGVVAPGHPLDADRVTVAAYAGAAHLAVTRQGRPRGPIDDRLALHGRTRRVVATVPDLPSALLAVRGGELVCPAPAHLAADAVAALGLATFEIPLPLPEIPVGLTWHSRNTADAAHRWLRELVETLLAPPGPGRRRR, via the coding sequence GTGGCGCCCCTCGACCTCAACCTTCTGGTTGCTCTCGATTCGCTGCTGGACACCGGCAGCGTGACCGAGGCGGCGCGCCGGCTGCACACCTCGCCGTCGGCGATGAGCCGCACGCTGGCCCGGTTGCGGCGGCTGCTCGACGATCCGCTGCTGGTGCGGTCGGGCCGCCACCTGGTGCCCACCCCGCGCGCACTGGCCCTGCGGCCGGAGGTGGCGGCGCTGGTCGAGCACGGCCGCGCGGTGCTCGCGCCGCGCGGGCGGGTCGACCCCGCGACCCTCGCCCGCGGCTTCGCCGTGCGGGCCGACGACCTCGTGCTCGCCCGGCTCGCCGGACCACTGGTGCGTGCGGTGCGCGCCCACGCGCCCGGCGTCACGATCCGCTTCCTGCCCGACGCCGGGAAGGGGGCGGCCGACCTGCGCGACGGCCGGGTGGATCTGGCGGTCGGCGTGCTCGAACCGGCCGATCCGGAGATCGTCGTCCATCGCGTCTTCGGCGATCGGCTGGTCGGCGTGGTCGCGCCCGGTCATCCGCTGGACGCCGACCGCGTCACCGTCGCCGCCTACGCGGGCGCCGCCCATCTGGCGGTGACCCGGCAGGGCCGCCCGCGCGGGCCCATCGACGACCGGCTCGCCCTGCACGGGCGCACCCGCCGCGTCGTCGCCACCGTCCCCGACCTGCCGTCGGCGCTGCTCGCGGTGCGTGGTGGTGAGCTGGTCTGCCCGGCACCGGCGCACCTGGCCGCCGACGCGGTGGCGGCGCTCGGCCTTGCCACGTTCGAGATCCCGCTCCCGCTCCCCGAGATCCCGGTCGGCCTGACCTGGCACTCCCGCAACACCGCCGACGCCGCCCACCGCTGGCTGCGCGAACTCGTCGAAACCCTGCTGGCGCCACCGGGTCCGGGCCGACGACGCCGCTGA
- a CDS encoding response regulator — MSRPAPIRVLVADDEPLVRAGVTGILGTDPGIAVVAEAGTGPDALAAARAHALDAVVLDIRMPGLSGLEVLRELRGAGHPVGCLFVTTFGEDDYIAEAVRLAADGFVLKSGDPRELILGVHAVASGGAFFSPAIARRLLDGRPTARFDRAVAARRRFAALTPREQEILRLVGRGWSNAEIAADLHLAPGTVKVHVSSILRTTGARNRVEAALVAVHADELDTPGDPPHRNC, encoded by the coding sequence ATGAGCCGACCCGCGCCGATCCGGGTACTCGTCGCCGACGACGAACCTCTGGTGCGCGCGGGCGTGACCGGCATCCTCGGCACCGACCCTGGCATCGCCGTGGTCGCCGAGGCGGGCACCGGTCCCGACGCGCTGGCCGCCGCCCGCGCCCACGCGCTCGACGCCGTGGTGCTCGACATCAGGATGCCGGGCCTGTCCGGGCTGGAGGTGCTGCGCGAACTACGCGGCGCGGGGCACCCGGTGGGGTGCCTGTTCGTCACGACCTTCGGCGAGGACGACTACATCGCCGAAGCGGTACGCCTGGCCGCCGACGGGTTCGTGCTCAAGTCCGGCGACCCGCGCGAGCTGATCCTGGGCGTGCATGCCGTCGCGTCGGGCGGGGCGTTCTTCTCCCCGGCCATCGCCCGCCGGCTCCTCGACGGTCGACCCACCGCCCGCTTCGACCGGGCGGTGGCCGCGCGGCGCCGCTTCGCCGCGCTCACCCCGCGCGAGCAGGAGATCCTGCGGCTGGTCGGCCGCGGCTGGTCCAATGCCGAGATCGCCGCCGACCTGCACCTGGCGCCGGGCACCGTCAAGGTGCACGTGTCGTCGATCCTGCGCACCACCGGCGCCCGCAATCGGGTGGAGGCGGCACTCGTGGCCGTGCACGCGGACGAGCTCGACACCCCCGGAGATCCGCCGCACCGCAATTGCTGA